In Panacibacter ginsenosidivorans, the following proteins share a genomic window:
- a CDS encoding DUF4185 domain-containing protein translates to MKRLLLIQCILFSTCMLACNNNEASKTSAAVDSKDEYANSRITTKAAPEWAEMLRHDTGWIGADGIYCTALTGIDKPGQMNDQSETMFWFSDCILGNIDTKADTLKGDWQMMNNSVAYFHGANPDPNKINYYWRRDSVGKPLSMFEPHTPKAPEKSYYWLGDGFMDHAKDSTIYIFAYLIHNVPGGIYPFEDLGVSLIALPKGSRPPYKDQKQFDTPLFFTDAKGKTVFGICVLPNTVGAGAPEPDGFIYVYGVRGMNKELVVARVKDSAFENFNEWRFWDGLSWNTDMHTCAALTDNISNEMSVSFMADGRVIAAYQLKTANTTVAIAAGATPWGPFQPAKKVWETPEAYDDLDFYTYNAKAHPNLSKPGELLISYNVNSFDFLDDIVKHPYHLRPRFISVKY, encoded by the coding sequence ATGAAAAGATTATTACTCATACAATGCATTCTCTTTTCAACTTGCATGCTTGCATGTAATAATAATGAAGCATCAAAAACAAGTGCTGCTGTTGATTCAAAAGATGAATACGCTAATTCAAGAATTACGACCAAAGCCGCACCTGAATGGGCAGAGATGCTGCGGCATGATACAGGCTGGATAGGTGCAGATGGCATTTACTGCACCGCATTAACCGGTATTGATAAACCAGGGCAAATGAATGATCAATCAGAAACCATGTTCTGGTTCAGCGATTGCATTCTTGGCAACATAGATACAAAAGCTGATACACTCAAAGGTGATTGGCAAATGATGAACAATTCTGTTGCCTATTTTCATGGTGCAAATCCAGACCCTAATAAAATAAATTATTACTGGCGCAGAGACAGTGTGGGTAAGCCTTTGTCAATGTTTGAACCGCATACACCAAAGGCTCCTGAGAAAAGTTATTACTGGCTCGGTGATGGATTCATGGATCATGCAAAGGATAGCACGATTTATATTTTTGCTTATCTCATTCACAATGTTCCGGGTGGTATTTACCCTTTTGAGGATCTTGGCGTTTCATTGATTGCTTTACCAAAAGGAAGCCGCCCTCCCTACAAAGATCAAAAACAATTTGATACGCCTTTATTTTTTACTGATGCAAAAGGTAAAACGGTGTTCGGCATCTGTGTGCTCCCAAACACAGTGGGAGCAGGCGCTCCAGAGCCTGATGGTTTTATTTACGTATATGGTGTGCGTGGTATGAATAAAGAATTGGTTGTTGCAAGAGTAAAAGATTCAGCATTTGAAAATTTTAACGAGTGGCGTTTTTGGGATGGACTTTCATGGAACACAGACATGCATACATGTGCAGCGCTTACAGATAATATCTCGAATGAAATGAGTGTAAGTTTTATGGCTGATGGCCGCGTTATTGCAGCGTATCAATTAAAGACTGCAAACACAACTGTTGCAATCGCTGCAGGTGCCACGCCGTGGGGGCCGTTTCAGCCTGCCAAGAAAGTTTGGGAAACGCCTGAAGCATACGATGATCTTGATTTTTACACGTACAATGCAAAGGCGCATCCCAATTTATCAAAGCCCGGCGAGTTGCTTATCAGTTACAATGTAAACTCGTTCGATTTCTTAGATGATATTGTAAAACATCCATATCACTTACGACCGAGGTTTATTTCAGTAAAGTATTAA
- a CDS encoding DUF4185 domain-containing protein, with protein MNKKLSIEKNFINALVTLATITFCACNNQATKENPITDNLDSLHFTVETAPEWDALFKRQHGWFGGDGIFSIPLNGKENVYADDSSKTLILFSDTVIGDIINDSLQNNFSFVRNSVAILKGKDPVDSNIHFYWAEERQRPATMFVPKIAGVMPTDAYWNGDGFVNTATDSSINFFAFLIRQTKYGLGFAEAANAMIKIDKTSKPPYSNYKQTQTPFFLKPSVDTAYDYGSYGSGILVNTKAAGVPDPDGYVYVYGMQGQKKNVLVARVLPVEFDQFDKWKFYDGKEWNADIDKSAAITDSASNELSVSPLPDGRYAMIFQVNGISPYVGLRLGKTPYGPFGKVIKIWNCDDVLKTSKNFITYNAKAHPSLSKPGELLISYNVNSTDFFNDIRIYPNLYRPRFIRLKLLP; from the coding sequence ATGAATAAAAAGTTATCAATAGAAAAGAATTTTATTAATGCTTTAGTGACTTTAGCAACGATAACATTTTGTGCATGCAACAATCAGGCAACAAAGGAAAATCCTATTACTGATAATCTCGACTCATTACATTTCACTGTTGAAACAGCGCCGGAATGGGATGCCTTATTCAAACGTCAGCACGGATGGTTCGGTGGGGATGGTATTTTTTCAATTCCATTAAACGGAAAGGAAAATGTTTATGCAGATGACAGCAGTAAAACATTAATTCTTTTTAGCGACACAGTAATAGGCGATATTATTAATGATTCTTTGCAAAATAATTTTTCATTCGTCCGTAATTCAGTTGCAATACTAAAAGGAAAAGATCCTGTGGATAGCAACATTCATTTTTATTGGGCAGAAGAAAGGCAAAGACCTGCCACCATGTTTGTTCCCAAAATTGCGGGTGTAATGCCGACGGATGCATATTGGAATGGCGATGGTTTTGTAAATACAGCAACAGACAGCAGTATCAATTTTTTTGCATTCCTGATCAGGCAAACAAAGTACGGGCTTGGTTTTGCAGAAGCAGCTAACGCTATGATTAAAATTGACAAAACCAGTAAGCCTCCATATAGTAATTACAAACAAACACAAACACCATTTTTTTTAAAGCCTTCTGTTGACACAGCATATGATTATGGTTCTTATGGGTCGGGCATTTTAGTGAATACAAAAGCTGCAGGCGTTCCAGATCCTGATGGGTATGTTTATGTATATGGTATGCAGGGACAGAAAAAAAATGTATTGGTTGCAAGAGTGCTGCCAGTAGAATTTGATCAGTTTGATAAATGGAAATTTTATGATGGAAAAGAATGGAATGCTGATATAGATAAATCTGCTGCAATTACAGACAGTGCATCGAATGAATTAAGTGTTTCACCTTTACCTGATGGAAGGTATGCAATGATATTCCAGGTAAATGGTATTAGCCCGTATGTTGGGCTGCGTCTTGGAAAAACACCTTACGGTCCTTTTGGAAAAGTTATCAAAATCTGGAATTGTGATGATGTATTAAAGACATCTAAAAACTTTATTACATACAATGCAAAAGCGCATCCATCACTTTCAAAACCTGGAGAATTATTAATCAGCTACAATGTAAACTCAACAGATTTTTTCAACGATATAAGAATTTATCCAAATCTCTATCGTCCGAGATTTATAAGACTAAAACTATTGCCATAG
- a CDS encoding DUF5005 domain-containing protein, whose product MKRNYSWILFAFLTSSYSCKTTAQTVKNTDINNLKFTVEEAPEWTKLLNRQHGWFGADGIFVLPSNGVDKADSSVENTILFSDTMLGDIVNDRPKTGFIMVHNSVALLKGYEPKEDNIQFKWKETKPRNEGSFFAPNTPNAKHDDYYWLGDGFVNHELGDKTYIFCYRIRDTADNAFLFQQVGNAMIILPKGSKPPYTDQKQVDAPIYAVDNTAKYPNNYISFGSAVFPNTKSAGAPNPDGYVYVYGVGGDIKKVMVARVKPADFEDFSKWRYYDGTIWQTDILKSATIADRASNELSVTPLPDGRYAMVFQTDGIGTAVGLRLSTTPYGPFGPIIKIWECTEQKEGKNFIVYNAKAHPSLSKPGELLISYNVGSFDFWNDVKEHSNFYRPRFIRVKLQ is encoded by the coding sequence ATGAAAAGAAATTATTCCTGGATATTATTTGCTTTTTTGACATCTTCTTATTCGTGCAAAACTACAGCGCAAACAGTTAAGAATACAGATATCAATAATTTAAAATTCACTGTTGAAGAAGCACCCGAGTGGACAAAGCTATTGAATCGTCAACATGGTTGGTTTGGTGCAGATGGCATTTTTGTATTGCCATCAAATGGCGTAGATAAAGCTGACAGCAGCGTTGAAAACACAATCCTGTTCAGCGATACAATGCTTGGTGATATTGTGAACGACAGACCAAAGACTGGTTTTATAATGGTGCATAATTCAGTTGCGCTATTAAAAGGTTATGAACCCAAAGAAGACAATATTCAATTCAAATGGAAGGAAACAAAGCCGCGTAACGAAGGTTCTTTTTTTGCGCCCAACACACCAAATGCAAAGCACGATGATTACTATTGGCTTGGTGATGGTTTTGTAAATCATGAGCTTGGTGATAAAACTTATATCTTTTGTTATCGCATAAGAGACACCGCAGATAATGCTTTTTTATTTCAACAGGTTGGCAATGCAATGATCATTTTACCAAAAGGAAGCAAGCCGCCATACACAGATCAAAAACAAGTTGATGCGCCAATTTATGCAGTTGATAACACAGCAAAATATCCCAACAATTATATTTCTTTTGGCTCTGCTGTTTTTCCAAACACGAAGAGTGCAGGTGCGCCAAATCCCGATGGATATGTGTATGTATATGGTGTTGGCGGCGACATAAAAAAGGTGATGGTTGCAAGAGTAAAGCCCGCAGACTTTGAAGATTTTTCTAAATGGCGTTACTACGACGGAACCATATGGCAAACAGATATTTTAAAATCAGCAACTATTGCAGACCGTGCATCGAATGAGTTAAGTGTTACGCCGTTACCTGATGGCCGTTATGCAATGGTGTTCCAGACAGATGGCATAGGAACCGCTGTGGGATTGCGTTTGAGCACTACGCCTTATGGTCCGTTTGGTCCTATTATAAAAATCTGGGAATGCACCGAACAAAAAGAAGGGAAGAATTTTATTGTGTACAATGCAAAGGCGCATCCAAGTTTATCAAAGCCAGGAGAGTTGTTGATCAGTTATAATGTTGGGTCATTCGATTTCTGGAACGATGTAAAAGAACATTCAAATTTTTATCGCCCAAGATTTATAAGAGTAAAGTTGCAATAG
- a CDS encoding sugar porter family MFS transporter: protein MQQKRNNWYIYKATLVAAVGGLLFGYDTAVIAGAIGFMKQYYSLSDAMTGWVASCALLGCIAGAMYAGKLSDNIGRKKVLMLAALLFAISSIGTAMPPNLTFFVVFRLIGGMGIGIASMLSPMYISEMAPADIRGKLISVFQLGVVSGILLIYFVNAGIAGMYDEAWNISTGWRYMFGSGLIPSVIFILLLLTVPESPRWLAKKKRNEEALYILTKINGTTKAQQELNEINNTLADETSLPISEMLKPGLRRALLIGIVLAIFSQVTGINAVMYYAPEIFKSTGDGSGSALMQTVLVGIINVAFTLVAIKYVDKLGRKALLLIGIAGMTICLLAVGAAFYFNAQQGYLVLIGILCYIACFAISLGPLTFVVIAEIFPTKARGTAMSVAVFSLWVAVFLVSQSFPILMGSIGNAFTFWIYMFMAICAFLFVWKMVPETKEKTLEEIENYWKARDASVTLKTNNV from the coding sequence ATGCAACAAAAAAGAAACAATTGGTATATCTATAAAGCAACACTTGTCGCAGCAGTAGGTGGATTATTATTCGGTTATGACACTGCTGTTATTGCAGGTGCTATTGGTTTTATGAAACAATACTATTCTTTATCGGATGCAATGACAGGTTGGGTTGCTTCTTGTGCATTGCTGGGTTGTATTGCAGGCGCTATGTATGCTGGTAAACTGAGTGATAATATTGGTCGCAAAAAAGTATTGATGCTTGCTGCATTGTTGTTTGCCATATCCTCAATAGGAACTGCAATGCCACCAAACCTTACATTCTTCGTTGTATTTCGGTTGATTGGTGGAATGGGCATTGGCATTGCATCGATGTTGTCACCAATGTATATTTCAGAAATGGCGCCTGCTGATATACGTGGCAAACTCATCTCTGTATTTCAGTTAGGTGTCGTGTCAGGTATCCTGCTGATCTATTTTGTAAATGCAGGCATTGCCGGCATGTATGACGAAGCATGGAATATCAGCACAGGATGGCGTTACATGTTCGGTTCCGGCCTTATTCCTTCTGTAATATTTATATTGTTATTGCTTACCGTTCCTGAAAGTCCGCGTTGGCTTGCCAAGAAGAAACGTAATGAAGAAGCTTTATATATTCTTACAAAAATAAATGGCACAACAAAAGCACAACAGGAGCTAAACGAGATCAACAATACATTAGCTGATGAAACATCATTACCAATTTCAGAAATGTTGAAACCAGGTTTACGACGTGCATTGCTTATTGGTATTGTACTTGCCATTTTTTCACAGGTTACAGGTATTAATGCTGTTATGTATTATGCCCCGGAAATTTTTAAATCAACAGGTGATGGCTCAGGCTCTGCATTAATGCAAACAGTATTGGTTGGTATCATCAATGTTGCATTCACTTTAGTGGCAATAAAATATGTAGATAAACTTGGCAGAAAGGCTTTATTGCTTATCGGTATTGCAGGTATGACGATCTGCCTGCTTGCTGTTGGTGCCGCATTTTATTTTAATGCACAGCAAGGTTATCTGGTACTCATTGGAATACTTTGTTACATCGCATGTTTTGCTATCTCGCTCGGACCATTAACATTCGTAGTTATTGCAGAAATTTTTCCTACAAAAGCAAGAGGTACAGCTATGTCGGTTGCTGTATTTTCTTTGTGGGTTGCTGTGTTCCTTGTGTCACAATCATTTCCGATTTTGATGGGCTCTATTGGTAATGCATTCACATTCTGGATATATATGTTCATGGCGATTTGTGCGTTCCTCTTTGTATGGAAAATGGTTCCCGAAACAAAAGAAAAGACATTGGAAGAAATTGAAAATTATTGGAAAGCCCGCGATGCTTCCGTTACACTTAAAACAAATAATGTTTAA
- a CDS encoding class I mannose-6-phosphate isomerase has translation MKSNYDKFPEVSIKGHTCYSGWDAVIDEINKAVKISGKEKIIVAVECYHGVFVKEIIKHLKEEMNSALLINAASAMKDETIIAEIVQPFVTDDPVFGYVTPLELESYFDGQKISDLQQQIAAVDKGIVIVIGIGATLVCKEAALIVYADMPRWEIQLRFRRDAVGNIGRNNKTDSFAYKYKHAYFVDWRVCDRHKKKIFDKIDYILDTTIEENPKLITAVALKEALEYVVTRPFRVVPFFDPGPWGGQWLKEVCDLDRSEQNFAWGFDCVPEENSLMMRFQNEVIEIPSINVVFFQPEALLGKPVYKSFGDEFPIRFDFLDTMEGGNLSLQVHPLKKYIKEKFGMPYTQDESYYFLDAKNEAFVYLGLKEKIDPAAMVAELESAQSNGHNFDAEKFVQKWQVKKHDHVSIPAGTVHCSGANTVVLEISATPYIFTFKLWDWGRMGLDGKPRPISLEHGKNVIQWNRTKEWTEKNILNLVKEIQEGDGWCEERTGLDEDSFIETRRHWFTKTVTHNTNGVVNVLNLIEGSEAIVESPTNAFEPFIIHYAETFIVPAAVDEYTVTPHGESAGKQCATMKASVRTEKLVDISIN, from the coding sequence ATGAAATCGAATTATGATAAATTTCCGGAAGTAAGTATAAAAGGTCATACCTGTTATTCAGGATGGGATGCGGTTATTGATGAAATTAATAAGGCGGTAAAGATTTCTGGCAAAGAAAAAATTATTGTTGCTGTTGAATGCTATCATGGCGTTTTTGTAAAGGAGATCATCAAACATTTAAAAGAAGAAATGAATTCTGCATTATTAATTAATGCTGCATCCGCAATGAAAGATGAAACGATTATTGCAGAAATCGTTCAGCCATTTGTAACGGATGATCCTGTGTTTGGTTATGTCACTCCACTTGAATTGGAAAGTTATTTTGATGGACAAAAGATTTCTGACTTACAGCAACAAATTGCTGCTGTGGATAAAGGAATTGTAATAGTAATTGGCATAGGTGCCACGTTGGTTTGTAAGGAAGCTGCATTGATTGTATATGCAGATATGCCACGCTGGGAAATTCAATTGCGCTTCCGAAGAGATGCTGTTGGCAATATTGGTCGTAATAATAAAACAGATTCATTCGCTTATAAATACAAGCATGCTTATTTCGTTGACTGGCGGGTGTGTGACAGGCATAAGAAAAAAATATTTGATAAGATCGATTATATACTTGATACAACGATTGAAGAAAATCCAAAACTAATTACTGCCGTTGCATTAAAAGAAGCATTAGAATATGTTGTTACGAGGCCATTTCGTGTTGTTCCATTTTTTGATCCTGGTCCATGGGGTGGTCAATGGTTAAAAGAAGTTTGCGATCTCGACAGAAGCGAACAAAATTTTGCATGGGGTTTTGATTGTGTGCCCGAAGAAAACAGTTTAATGATGCGCTTTCAAAATGAAGTAATAGAAATACCATCCATTAATGTTGTCTTCTTTCAACCCGAAGCATTGCTTGGAAAACCCGTCTACAAAAGCTTTGGTGATGAATTTCCTATAAGGTTTGATTTCCTTGATACAATGGAAGGTGGTAATCTTAGTTTACAGGTTCATCCTTTAAAAAAATATATCAAAGAAAAATTCGGTATGCCTTACACGCAGGATGAAAGCTATTATTTTTTGGATGCCAAAAATGAAGCATTTGTTTATCTCGGTTTAAAAGAAAAGATTGATCCTGCTGCGATGGTTGCAGAACTTGAATCTGCACAAAGTAACGGTCACAATTTTGATGCAGAAAAATTTGTACAAAAATGGCAGGTAAAAAAACATGACCATGTTTCAATACCCGCTGGTACTGTTCACTGCTCCGGCGCCAACACCGTTGTACTTGAAATAAGCGCCACGCCTTACATTTTTACTTTCAAGTTGTGGGATTGGGGAAGAATGGGATTAGATGGCAAACCACGCCCCATTTCCCTCGAACACGGTAAAAATGTTATTCAGTGGAACCGTACAAAAGAATGGACGGAAAAAAATATTCTCAATCTTGTTAAAGAAATTCAAGAAGGAGATGGCTGGTGTGAAGAGCGAACTGGTCTTGATGAAGACTCTTTTATTGAAACAAGAAGACATTGGTTCACCAAAACAGTAACACATAACACGAACGGTGTGGTGAATGTGTTGAATTTAATCGAAGGTAGTGAAGCAATCGTTGAAAGCCCAACCAATGCATTCGAGCCTTTTATCATTCACTATGCAGAAACATTTATTGTTCCTGCTGCGGTAGATGAATACACCGTTACGCCACACGGAGAAAGTGCAGGTAAACAATGTGCAACTATGAAAGCATCAGTACGAACAGAAAAACTGGTTGACATAAGCATAAACTAA
- a CDS encoding ROK family protein gives MNKPALAIDLGGTKIKIGLVQAHVVVGTTSIDALSANGLRERLPHVKNAIIKLLAEHKISLNDLAGLGMAVPGIVDSKQKRILSIDKKFGDAPEIDFESWCKEALGLKLSMENDARAALIGEWKFGKAKDYENVVLMTLGTGVGSSAVIEGKLLRGKHFTAGILGGHFIINYKGSQCNCGNKGCVETEASTWCIAAKVKNAEGFANSKLAKESTIDFESIFRCAEQGDALANKIKEESLHVWSACAINLIHAYDPEILLLTGGIMASSDYIIPYIQQQTDAHAWTPWGKVKIEAASFPATAALLGAGYLVTNE, from the coding sequence ATGAATAAACCTGCACTGGCAATAGATCTCGGGGGAACCAAAATAAAAATTGGTCTGGTGCAGGCACATGTAGTTGTAGGGACAACATCAATAGATGCATTATCTGCAAATGGATTAAGAGAAAGATTGCCACATGTAAAAAATGCAATTATTAAATTATTAGCAGAACATAAAATTTCATTGAATGATCTGGCAGGATTAGGAATGGCGGTTCCGGGAATAGTTGACAGTAAACAAAAAAGAATTCTTTCGATAGATAAAAAATTTGGAGATGCACCGGAAATAGATTTCGAAAGCTGGTGTAAAGAAGCATTGGGTTTAAAACTTTCCATGGAAAATGATGCACGTGCTGCATTGATAGGCGAATGGAAATTTGGTAAAGCAAAAGATTATGAAAATGTAGTGTTGATGACATTGGGTACTGGTGTTGGAAGTTCAGCAGTTATAGAAGGGAAGTTATTAAGAGGTAAGCATTTTACCGCTGGAATATTAGGTGGACATTTTATTATTAACTACAAAGGATCGCAATGCAACTGTGGCAATAAGGGATGTGTAGAAACAGAAGCTTCAACATGGTGCATCGCCGCCAAAGTAAAAAACGCTGAAGGATTTGCAAACAGCAAGCTGGCAAAAGAGTCAACAATAGATTTCGAATCTATTTTCAGGTGTGCAGAACAGGGAGATGCATTAGCAAATAAAATAAAAGAAGAAAGCCTTCATGTATGGTCTGCGTGCGCAATAAATCTTATTCATGCATACGATCCTGAAATATTATTGTTGACGGGTGGTATCATGGCAAGCAGTGATTATATTATTCCATACATACAGCAACAAACAGACGCACATGCATGGACGCCATGGGGAAAAGTAAAAATTGAAGCAGCATCTTTTCCTGCAACAGCAGCACTTTTAGGCGCGGGTTATTTAGTAACGAATGAATAA
- a CDS encoding RagB/SusD family nutrient uptake outer membrane protein: MKSTYNFIKPAAFVLLLTMITPSCKKFLTEDPKNVVAVTNFYQTEQDAVFAVNAIYAWLNSISSGSYAGVYLNSFWVTAGLASDEMNNQEIFSPYYDQTATFTYSSQNNALQEIWYTHYKTITLANIAIERIPLIQMDATLRTRLVNEAKFLRGMLYFDMVRMFGSIPLVLKESEPLTPSISSVDDIYAQIISDLSDAESLPLNYPPGDGRGRATSGAAKALLAKVYLTRGDYTNCAAKCKEVINSGEYALWDDFADVFKLSSRGGKEAIFSVGFGDAGGAIIFWEVGQFNVRLLPTALSAEGVENAQGWQVPTQDLYDSYDANDRRRAVTFVTEVHNPDGSITSIKPYIQKYWDRIAEPKANGTANDYPVIRYADVLLMLAEASNELGNTADAYTYINMVRKRARFDGTVYRDALPDYTNLSQEEFRAAVLKERRWEFVAEGQRWFDLARTHTLETLVPIAKPGVTPQTKHYLFPLPQREIDLNPNLVQNTGY; encoded by the coding sequence ATGAAATCAACATATAATTTTATAAAACCTGCAGCATTCGTTTTATTGTTAACGATGATTACTCCTTCCTGTAAAAAATTCCTTACTGAAGATCCAAAAAATGTAGTCGCTGTTACTAACTTCTATCAAACAGAGCAGGATGCAGTTTTTGCAGTAAATGCAATTTATGCGTGGCTCAATTCAATCAGCTCGGGTTCTTATGCGGGTGTATATCTTAATTCATTTTGGGTAACTGCGGGTCTCGCATCTGATGAGATGAATAACCAGGAAATATTTTCTCCTTACTACGATCAGACTGCAACATTTACTTACAGTTCTCAAAATAATGCATTGCAGGAAATCTGGTACACACATTATAAAACAATAACATTAGCAAATATTGCCATCGAAAGAATTCCATTGATACAAATGGATGCTACACTCAGAACGCGTTTGGTGAATGAAGCGAAGTTTTTACGTGGCATGTTATACTTTGATATGGTGCGCATGTTTGGCAGCATTCCATTAGTATTGAAAGAATCAGAACCATTAACACCATCAATCTCAAGTGTTGATGATATATATGCACAAATAATCAGTGATCTATCTGATGCCGAATCATTACCATTGAATTATCCTCCGGGTGATGGTCGTGGTCGTGCAACAAGCGGTGCAGCAAAAGCTTTGCTGGCAAAGGTTTATCTTACAAGAGGTGATTATACAAACTGCGCTGCAAAATGCAAAGAGGTAATCAATTCCGGCGAATATGCTTTGTGGGATGACTTTGCTGATGTATTTAAACTCTCTAGTCGCGGTGGTAAAGAGGCAATTTTTTCGGTGGGCTTTGGTGATGCCGGCGGTGCAATTATTTTCTGGGAAGTTGGTCAGTTTAATGTGCGTTTATTGCCTACTGCATTGAGTGCCGAAGGTGTAGAGAATGCACAAGGCTGGCAGGTGCCCACGCAAGATCTATACGATAGTTATGATGCAAATGACAGAAGACGCGCTGTAACTTTTGTAACAGAAGTTCATAACCCCGATGGGTCTATTACAAGTATCAAACCTTACATACAAAAATATTGGGATCGTATTGCAGAGCCTAAAGCAAATGGTACTGCAAATGATTATCCTGTGATCCGTTATGCAGATGTGCTGCTCATGCTTGCTGAAGCAAGTAATGAATTAGGTAATACTGCAGACGCATACACATACATAAACATGGTGCGCAAACGTGCACGTTTCGATGGCACTGTTTACCGTGATGCATTGCCTGATTACACTAATTTATCGCAGGAGGAATTTCGTGCAGCAGTGCTGAAAGAAAGACGTTGGGAGTTTGTTGCAGAAGGTCAGCGATGGTTCGATCTTGCACGTACGCATACGCTTGAAACGCTTGTACCCATTGCAAAGCCGGGCGTTACGCCGCAGACAAAACATTATTTGTTTCCATTGCCGCAACGTGAAATTGATCTGAATCCAAATCTCGTTCAGAACACAGGTTATTAG